One Desulfovibrio fairfieldensis genomic window carries:
- a CDS encoding HpcH/HpaI aldolase family protein yields MTVHDIRALLARDKPTVGTWLQLPSTDVAELMARAGYDWVAVDMEHGSFGRTGLPDIFRAIECGGAAPFARLPEAAKSQIKSALEAGAQGLIFPMIESREQLDRAIDWSVYPGQDSWRKAGETAAEYRGVGYCRANVFGKDFENYRQERAPGLFLVAQIEHIRAVDNLDAILTHPRLDAIMVGPYDLSGSMGLTAQFDHPDFQAAMARIQAACRKHKARMGLHIVQPDPAELARQVAAGSRFIAYGIDSVFLWQGAERPGVEN; encoded by the coding sequence ATGACAGTACATGACATCCGCGCCCTGCTGGCCCGCGACAAGCCCACCGTGGGCACTTGGCTGCAACTGCCCTCCACGGACGTGGCCGAGCTCATGGCGCGCGCCGGATACGACTGGGTGGCCGTGGACATGGAACACGGCTCCTTCGGCCGCACCGGCCTGCCGGATATCTTCCGGGCCATTGAGTGCGGAGGGGCCGCGCCCTTCGCCCGCCTGCCCGAGGCTGCAAAAAGCCAGATCAAGTCCGCGCTGGAAGCCGGGGCCCAGGGCCTGATCTTTCCCATGATCGAAAGCCGGGAACAGCTCGACCGGGCCATTGACTGGTCCGTGTATCCCGGTCAGGACAGTTGGCGCAAAGCGGGCGAAACCGCCGCGGAATATCGCGGCGTGGGCTATTGCCGGGCCAACGTCTTCGGCAAGGATTTTGAGAACTACCGGCAAGAACGCGCGCCGGGGCTGTTTCTGGTGGCCCAGATCGAACACATCCGGGCCGTGGACAATCTGGACGCCATTCTGACCCATCCCCGCCTGGACGCCATCATGGTGGGGCCCTACGACCTTTCGGGCAGCATGGGCCTGACCGCGCAATTCGACCATCCGGACTTCCAGGCGGCCATGGCGCGCATTCAGGCGGCCTGCCGCAAGCACAAGGCGCGCATGGGCCTGCATATCGTGCAGCCGGACCCGGCGGAACTGGCCCGGCAGGTGGCGGCGGGCAGCCGTTTCATCGCCTACGGCATTGATTCGGTATTTTTATGGCAAGGGGCCGAACGCCCCGGCGTGGAGAACTAG
- a CDS encoding NAD-dependent epimerase/dehydratase family protein translates to MKITVFGGSGFLGSHICDKLSEAGHAVTIVDLHPSPWLRPDQTMLTGNILDEETVRRGVEGADMVFNYAGIADIGEANNRPVDTARINVLGNVMILEACRRERVRRYVFASSLYVYGKSGGFYRCSKQACEIYIENYQAMHKLPYTILRYGSLYGPRADRRNAIHRFVYEALTTGAITYYGAPTALREYVHVDDASTATLAVLAPEFENQNIIISGNQPMRVGDLFKMIGEMLGKELTINYQNDPNSGHYQVTPYAFMPKVGRKLVPPLTVDLGQGILRVMEDEHRELHTELQAEGGYLVPTDD, encoded by the coding sequence GTGAAAATAACTGTTTTCGGCGGTTCCGGCTTTCTGGGCTCGCATATCTGCGACAAGCTCTCCGAGGCCGGGCACGCGGTGACCATTGTGGATCTGCATCCCTCGCCCTGGCTGCGTCCGGACCAGACCATGCTGACCGGCAATATCCTGGACGAAGAAACCGTGCGCCGGGGCGTGGAAGGCGCGGACATGGTCTTCAACTACGCGGGCATCGCGGACATCGGCGAGGCCAACAACCGCCCGGTGGACACGGCGCGGATCAACGTCCTGGGCAACGTCATGATCCTTGAGGCCTGCCGCAGGGAGCGGGTCAGGCGTTACGTCTTCGCCTCTTCCCTCTATGTCTACGGCAAATCCGGCGGCTTTTACCGTTGCAGCAAGCAGGCCTGCGAGATTTATATCGAGAACTACCAGGCCATGCACAAGTTGCCGTATACCATACTGCGCTACGGCTCGCTCTACGGCCCGCGCGCGGACAGGCGCAACGCCATCCACCGCTTTGTCTACGAAGCCTTGACCACGGGAGCGATCACCTATTACGGCGCGCCCACGGCCCTGCGCGAATACGTGCACGTGGACGACGCCTCCACGGCCACCCTGGCGGTGCTGGCCCCGGAATTCGAGAATCAGAACATCATCATTTCCGGCAACCAGCCCATGCGGGTCGGGGATCTGTTCAAGATGATCGGCGAAATGCTTGGCAAGGAGCTGACCATCAACTATCAGAACGATCCCAATAGCGGACATTACCAGGTCACGCCCTACGCTTTCATGCCCAAGGTGGGCCGCAAGCTGGTGCCGCCGCTGACAGTGGACCTGGGGCAGGGCATTTTGCGGGTCATGGAAGATGAGCACAGGGAACTGCACACGGAATTGCAGGCCGAAGGGGGATATCTGGTCCCCACGGATGACTGA
- a CDS encoding HAD family hydrolase, whose product MPLQCLVFDCDGVILDSVPVKTRAFARLAEPFGPEARDRFVMYHTVHGGVSRYKKFEWFFREVLGREISQEESTQWGRRFAEYTLDEVRRCPLIPGVRDVLESWHGRLPLYVCSGAPEEELRLVLHERRLEGYFTGIHGSPPAKAQLLAEIVRSAGVEPENALMVGDAVTDRDAAEQVGTLFYGVGQELKGGPFPWGEDLTGLNDWIRARV is encoded by the coding sequence ATGCCTTTGCAATGTCTGGTTTTTGACTGCGACGGAGTGATTCTGGACAGCGTGCCGGTCAAGACGCGGGCCTTCGCCCGGCTGGCCGAGCCTTTCGGCCCGGAAGCGCGGGACCGCTTCGTCATGTACCATACGGTGCACGGCGGGGTCAGCCGCTACAAGAAGTTCGAGTGGTTCTTCCGCGAAGTGCTGGGCCGCGAGATCAGCCAAGAGGAATCCACCCAATGGGGCCGCCGCTTCGCGGAGTATACCCTGGACGAAGTGCGTCGCTGCCCGCTGATTCCCGGCGTGCGGGACGTGCTGGAAAGCTGGCACGGCAGATTGCCGCTCTATGTCTGCTCCGGCGCGCCGGAAGAGGAACTGCGCCTGGTGCTGCACGAACGGCGGCTGGAAGGTTATTTTACCGGTATTCACGGTTCGCCGCCCGCCAAGGCCCAATTGCTGGCCGAAATCGTGCGCAGCGCCGGGGTGGAGCCCGAAAACGCCCTGATGGTGGGCGACGCCGTGACGGACCGCGACGCGGCGGAACAGGTGGGCACCTTGTTCTACGGGGTAGGGCAGGAGCTCAAGGGCGGCCCCTTCCCCTGGGGCGAGGATCTCACCGGGCTCAATGACTGGATCAGGGCCAGGGTCTGA
- the thiD gene encoding bifunctional hydroxymethylpyrimidine kinase/phosphomethylpyrimidine kinase produces MPTPPNILTIAGSDSGGGAGIQADLKTIMALGGYGMSVITALTAQNGLGVTGIQAPEPEFVALELETVLAGFPVAAAKTGMLFSAGIIHAISPILRRRAFPLVVDPVSVSQSGSRLLQEDAVTALKEEILPGCDLLTPNRPEAEMLTGLSIADVEDAFAAGEKLLHMGARAVLIKGGHMDSSIVVTDCLCLPGEAPKALPQAKVETANNHGTGCTLSAAIATGLGKGLPLRVAVTKAQEFLNLALRKSYSPGKGCGPVNHAAALNV; encoded by the coding sequence ATGCCGACCCCCCCTAACATTCTGACCATTGCCGGTTCCGACTCCGGCGGCGGCGCGGGCATCCAGGCCGACCTGAAAACCATCATGGCCTTGGGCGGCTACGGCATGAGCGTCATCACCGCCCTGACGGCCCAGAACGGCCTGGGCGTCACGGGCATCCAGGCGCCGGAGCCCGAATTCGTGGCTCTGGAACTCGAAACCGTGCTGGCAGGCTTTCCCGTGGCCGCGGCCAAAACCGGCATGCTGTTTTCCGCGGGCATCATCCACGCCATCAGCCCCATTCTGCGCCGCCGCGCCTTTCCCCTGGTGGTGGACCCCGTGTCCGTAAGCCAGAGCGGCAGCCGCCTGTTGCAGGAGGACGCGGTGACGGCTCTGAAAGAAGAAATCCTGCCCGGCTGCGATCTGCTCACGCCCAACCGGCCCGAGGCCGAAATGTTGACCGGCCTCAGCATCGCCGACGTGGAGGACGCCTTCGCGGCGGGCGAAAAGCTGCTCCACATGGGGGCCAGGGCCGTGCTGATCAAGGGCGGCCACATGGACAGCTCCATTGTGGTCACGGATTGCCTCTGTCTGCCCGGCGAAGCGCCCAAGGCTCTGCCCCAGGCCAAGGTGGAGACCGCCAACAACCACGGCACGGGTTGCACGCTTTCAGCGGCCATCGCCACGGGTCTGGGCAAGGGCCTGCCCCTGCGGGTGGCCGTGACCAAGGCCCAGGAATTTCTCAATCTCGCTCTGCGCAAGAGCTACAGCCCCGGCAAGGGCTGCGGCCCGGTCAATCACGCGGCGGCCCTGAACGTCTGA
- a CDS encoding acyltransferase, with product MARPASPATPPGAPGSSDSAGASGSCGSCGACGPGHVDRPSAQSRLGAALEEFWIALFAWVPTPLGLALRLLAWRWLFAACGSVRFGTGLTLAGCRNMRLGRGVRLGRGCFVTAGGGSLTLGENVAVSPCAHLGADNGRIEIGAQTAIGPGTVIRAANHRFARQDLPIMHQGHQPGQVIIEDDVWIGANCVITPDVRIGRGAVVGAGAVVTRNVAPFSIVAGVPAKVIGRRG from the coding sequence ATGGCGCGGCCCGCTTCGCCCGCCACGCCTCCGGGCGCGCCGGGCTCTTCCGATTCCGCCGGGGCTTCCGGTTCTTGCGGCTCCTGTGGTGCGTGCGGCCCAGGGCATGTAGACAGGCCGTCGGCCCAATCCCGCCTGGGGGCCGCCCTGGAAGAGTTCTGGATCGCACTTTTTGCCTGGGTGCCCACGCCTCTGGGCCTGGCCCTGCGCCTGCTGGCCTGGCGCTGGCTGTTCGCGGCCTGCGGCTCGGTGCGTTTCGGCACGGGCCTGACCTTGGCCGGGTGCCGCAATATGCGTCTGGGCCGGGGCGTGCGCCTGGGGCGGGGCTGTTTCGTGACCGCCGGGGGCGGCAGCCTGACGCTGGGTGAGAATGTGGCCGTGTCGCCCTGCGCCCATCTGGGGGCCGACAACGGCCGCATCGAGATCGGCGCGCAGACGGCCATCGGGCCGGGCACGGTGATCCGCGCGGCCAATCACCGCTTCGCGCGCCAGGATCTGCCCATCATGCACCAGGGCCATCAGCCGGGCCAAGTGATTATTGAAGACGATGTCTGGATTGGGGCCAACTGCGTGATCACGCCCGACGTGCGCATCGGGCGCGGGGCCGTGGTCGGCGCGGGCGCTGTGGTGACGCGCAATGTGGCTCCTTTTTCCATTGTGGCCGGGGTGCCGGCCAAGGTTATCGGCCGCCGGGGCTAG
- a CDS encoding carbon starvation protein A, with the protein MPNYVYFLLAVAALIVGYIIYGGIVTRVFGVQPSRATPAQTHADGVDYVEMPVWKVWLVQLLNIAGVGPVFGPILGALWGPSALLWIVIGTIFAGAVHDYMSGMLSIRYGGANVPTFVGYNLGSAAKQIMRVFAVVLLILVGVVFVAAPAALLAKLTPSALNLTFWVCVIFAYYFLATIMPIDKIIGRFYPIFGAILIFMAVGITVMMFVSGTEFYNSAQWANQNPKGLPIFPLVFITIACGALSGFHATQSPLMARCMANEKLGKPVFYGSMVAEGFIGLVWATVGMSFYHGPEALAAALAAGGPGNVVTESSFALMGTVGGILAILGVVVLPITSGDTAFRAARLTIAETFNYSQKAISPRLLIAVPMFVIGIILSQVDFNIIWRYFGWANQSLATIVLWAGAAYLVRRDRCHWICTIPAVFMTAVCVSYICFEPSMGFGMGIDISNIIGVAAAIVAFVAFMVLGRRTVDGAPENV; encoded by the coding sequence ATGCCAAACTACGTCTATTTTCTTCTGGCTGTGGCCGCGCTGATTGTCGGCTACATCATCTACGGGGGCATTGTCACCAGAGTCTTCGGCGTGCAGCCGAGCCGCGCCACCCCGGCCCAGACCCATGCCGACGGCGTGGACTACGTGGAAATGCCGGTCTGGAAAGTCTGGCTGGTCCAGTTGCTGAACATCGCGGGCGTGGGCCCGGTGTTCGGCCCCATTCTGGGCGCGCTGTGGGGCCCTTCGGCCCTGCTCTGGATCGTGATCGGCACCATCTTCGCCGGCGCGGTGCATGACTATATGTCGGGCATGCTTTCCATCCGTTACGGCGGGGCCAACGTGCCCACCTTCGTGGGCTACAACCTGGGCAGCGCCGCCAAACAGATCATGCGCGTCTTCGCCGTGGTGCTGCTCATCCTGGTGGGCGTGGTCTTCGTGGCCGCCCCGGCCGCCCTGCTGGCCAAGCTGACCCCCTCCGCCCTGAACCTCACCTTCTGGGTCTGCGTGATCTTCGCCTATTACTTCTTGGCGACCATTATGCCCATCGACAAGATCATCGGCCGCTTCTATCCCATTTTCGGGGCCATCCTGATCTTCATGGCCGTGGGCATCACCGTGATGATGTTCGTCAGCGGCACGGAATTTTACAATTCCGCCCAGTGGGCCAACCAGAATCCCAAGGGCCTGCCCATCTTCCCGCTGGTGTTCATCACCATTGCCTGCGGCGCGCTGTCCGGCTTCCATGCCACCCAGTCTCCGCTCATGGCCCGCTGCATGGCCAATGAAAAGCTGGGCAAGCCCGTGTTTTACGGCAGCATGGTGGCCGAAGGCTTTATCGGCCTGGTCTGGGCCACCGTGGGCATGAGCTTCTACCACGGCCCCGAAGCTCTGGCCGCTGCCTTGGCCGCCGGTGGTCCCGGCAACGTGGTGACGGAATCCTCCTTCGCCCTGATGGGCACCGTGGGCGGCATCCTGGCCATCCTGGGCGTGGTGGTGCTGCCCATCACCTCGGGCGACACGGCCTTCCGCGCCGCGCGTCTGACCATCGCCGAAACCTTTAACTATTCCCAGAAGGCCATTTCCCCGCGCCTGCTCATCGCCGTGCCCATGTTCGTGATCGGCATTATCCTGTCGCAGGTGGACTTCAACATCATCTGGCGCTACTTCGGCTGGGCCAACCAGTCCCTGGCGACAATCGTGCTCTGGGCCGGGGCGGCCTACCTTGTCCGTCGGGACCGCTGCCACTGGATCTGCACCATACCCGCCGTGTTCATGACCGCGGTCTGCGTCTCGTATATCTGCTTTGAGCCTTCCATGGGCTTCGGCATGGGCATCGACATCTCCAACATCATCGGCGTGGCCGCCGCCATCGTGGCTTTTGTGGCCTTTATGGTGCTGGGTCGCCGCACCGTGGACGGCGCGCCTGAAAACGTCTAG
- a CDS encoding helix-turn-helix domain-containing protein, translating into MAKNSYKESEELIRIGKRIKCFREQANLSLADLSRLSGVPANTLSNIEHGRENPAYSRIFAISKGLGLPISLVVQIDDGPLQEIVEESSKEFIRFLKDATDEEILKYQRMTFILQRLSKWKE; encoded by the coding sequence ATGGCTAAAAATAGCTATAAAGAATCGGAAGAGTTAATACGCATTGGAAAGCGTATAAAGTGCTTTCGGGAACAAGCCAATTTATCGCTTGCAGATCTATCACGATTATCCGGTGTACCGGCAAATACATTATCAAACATTGAGCATGGACGAGAAAATCCTGCTTATTCCCGAATTTTTGCTATATCTAAAGGATTAGGCTTACCTATTTCTCTAGTAGTACAAATTGACGATGGCCCTCTACAAGAAATAGTAGAAGAGTCATCGAAAGAATTTATTAGATTTTTGAAGGATGCTACAGATGAAGAAATACTAAAATACCAGCGGATGACTTTTATATTACAGCGTCTTTCAAAATGGAAAGAATAG
- a CDS encoding 3-deoxy-manno-octulosonate cytidylyltransferase: protein MNIIAIIPARMGSSRYPGKPLALIHNVPMVGHVTFRTAMSKVLSDTYVATCDSIIEDYCKNAGLKCVMTGDHHVRCSTRTAEALLKIEEATGKKADIVVMVQGDEPMVRPEMIDAAVQPMLDDPSINVVNLMAEMDTLEEFEDPNEVKVVVDRFNNALYFSREPIPSRKKGSDKVPMRKQVCIIPFRRDYLLRFNEMEESPLEIYESVDMMRILEYGEKVRMVPTDCRTWSVDTPEDLARVARLMEGDDLMREYSK from the coding sequence ATGAACATCATCGCCATCATCCCGGCGCGCATGGGTTCCAGCCGCTATCCCGGCAAGCCGCTGGCCCTGATCCACAATGTGCCCATGGTGGGCCATGTGACCTTCCGCACGGCCATGAGCAAGGTGCTGTCCGATACCTATGTGGCCACCTGCGACAGCATCATTGAGGATTACTGCAAGAATGCGGGCCTCAAATGCGTGATGACCGGCGACCACCATGTGCGCTGCTCCACGCGCACCGCCGAGGCCCTGCTCAAGATCGAAGAGGCCACGGGCAAGAAGGCCGACATCGTGGTCATGGTCCAGGGCGACGAGCCCATGGTCCGGCCAGAGATGATCGACGCCGCCGTGCAGCCCATGCTGGACGATCCGTCCATCAATGTGGTCAATCTCATGGCCGAGATGGACACCTTGGAAGAATTCGAGGACCCCAACGAGGTCAAGGTGGTGGTGGACCGCTTCAATAACGCCCTGTACTTCTCGCGCGAGCCCATTCCGTCCCGTAAAAAAGGTTCGGATAAAGTGCCCATGCGCAAACAGGTCTGCATTATTCCCTTCCGACGCGATTATCTGCTCCGCTTCAATGAAATGGAGGAAAGTCCGCTGGAAATCTACGAATCCGTGGATATGATGCGTATTTTGGAATACGGGGAAAAAGTGCGCATGGTGCCCACGGACTGCCGCACCTGGAGCGTGGACACGCCCGAGGATCTGGCGCGCGTGGCCCGGCTCATGGAGGGCGACGACCTGATGCGGGAGTACAGCAAGTAA
- a CDS encoding glycosyltransferase family 8 protein: protein MTETAPDALAGGDARPFCEPGRAPARKSSRLVTLGVTGDWAFAAGTLLLALRRHNPDLGADILVFHDDGLRPSDRALLEGLGAHCEPFAVACDGLRPEAVRLLSPLSLAKFACFRLLADYESVLWLDTDLVVQDDLGDVFSHGPLALAVEDPEFTGEGRTCGAAVNFYEPVPGVDGDAPNLNTGVMVWRRGLRDPEALERRCLDFLQAHGPKLRYPDQAALNALAQWMRIERPGELAELPRRFNCHPRNPATVYAPVVHAFGAYKLWNDGLTAACFPEWQRDYARWLRLGGSPYAGPVDNAAYGEGGAFYLLRGLFDTIGKSEQALNSLRERLAAESAARKKLEDLLRRLQPRT, encoded by the coding sequence ATGACTGAGACGGCGCCTGACGCCCTGGCGGGCGGCGACGCCCGGCCTTTTTGCGAGCCTGGTCGCGCGCCTGCCCGCAAGTCCTCCCGTCTGGTGACGTTGGGCGTCACCGGCGACTGGGCCTTTGCGGCCGGGACATTGCTGCTGGCCCTGCGGCGGCACAATCCGGATCTGGGCGCGGATATTCTCGTCTTTCACGACGACGGCCTGCGCCCGTCGGACCGGGCCCTGCTGGAAGGCCTGGGCGCGCATTGCGAACCGTTTGCCGTGGCCTGCGACGGTCTTCGACCCGAGGCCGTGCGCCTTCTTTCCCCGCTCTCCCTGGCCAAATTCGCCTGTTTCCGCCTGCTGGCCGACTATGAAAGCGTGCTCTGGCTGGATACCGACCTGGTGGTGCAGGACGACCTGGGGGATGTCTTCAGCCACGGCCCGCTGGCTCTGGCCGTGGAAGATCCCGAATTCACCGGCGAGGGCCGCACCTGCGGGGCGGCTGTCAATTTTTATGAGCCCGTGCCCGGTGTGGACGGCGACGCGCCCAATCTGAATACCGGCGTCATGGTCTGGCGGCGCGGCCTGCGCGATCCGGAGGCGCTGGAGCGACGCTGTCTGGATTTTCTGCAAGCCCATGGTCCCAAGCTGCGCTATCCGGATCAGGCGGCTCTCAATGCCTTGGCCCAGTGGATGCGCATCGAGCGGCCCGGCGAACTGGCCGAACTGCCCCGGCGCTTCAACTGCCATCCGCGCAATCCGGCGACCGTGTATGCGCCTGTGGTGCACGCCTTCGGCGCGTACAAGCTCTGGAACGACGGGCTCACGGCCGCCTGCTTCCCCGAATGGCAGCGGGATTACGCCCGCTGGCTGCGCCTGGGCGGCAGCCCCTATGCCGGGCCGGTGGACAACGCGGCCTACGGCGAGGGTGGGGCCTTCTATCTTTTGCGGGGGCTCTTTGATACCATCGGCAAAAGTGAACAGGCCCTGAACTCCCTGCGGGAGCGGCTGGCCGCCGAAAGCGCGGCGCGGAAAAAACTGGAAGATCTGCTGCGGCGTCTGCAGCCGCGTACATAA
- a CDS encoding aromatic ring-opening dioxygenase LigA: MKKALFLFCCLCLVFALAACGSDDDQKSGSAAGQSAPASPDAVPSSPGSAASAPSVVPAPVSRPPATPEEKKQADRMVAFYNTAAGVLASGWYGQPDALLTNVRAYLEDWQLAPRPAVRGARGEAAKGLAPAKGLFSAEVEAHLAQWVTDMDKSLDAMLADYKALEKYVRDDSIRDDGAQGKKLAASLGAAHATFMAARDSYLEVVEARAAQAEDVLLRDHPLQRQIVAAEKIFSLFRKAAGLLGPEKPDKEALEQLRQELESAIALAGRPPFPASPELERVYRAFLKEAALFPQGLARGLSEGFYSPLRRDLNSIVGRSREAYNAFARAANQS; encoded by the coding sequence ATGAAAAAAGCACTATTTTTGTTCTGCTGCCTGTGCCTGGTCTTTGCTCTGGCGGCTTGCGGTTCCGACGACGACCAGAAAAGCGGCAGTGCCGCCGGACAAAGCGCGCCCGCCTCACCTGACGCCGTGCCGTCTTCGCCGGGGTCTGCCGCTTCCGCTCCCTCCGTTGTCCCCGCGCCCGTATCCCGGCCTCCGGCCACGCCTGAGGAAAAGAAGCAGGCCGACAGGATGGTGGCCTTTTACAATACCGCCGCCGGAGTGCTGGCCAGCGGCTGGTACGGCCAGCCCGACGCGTTGCTGACCAATGTGCGCGCCTATCTGGAAGACTGGCAGCTCGCGCCCCGGCCCGCCGTACGCGGCGCGCGCGGCGAAGCGGCCAAAGGCCTCGCGCCCGCCAAGGGGCTTTTTTCGGCTGAGGTGGAAGCGCATCTGGCTCAATGGGTCACGGACATGGACAAGTCCCTGGACGCCATGCTGGCGGATTACAAGGCCCTGGAAAAATACGTGCGCGACGACAGCATCCGGGACGACGGAGCCCAGGGGAAAAAGCTGGCGGCAAGCCTGGGCGCGGCCCATGCGACCTTTATGGCCGCCCGCGACAGTTATCTGGAAGTTGTGGAGGCCCGGGCCGCGCAGGCCGAGGACGTGCTGCTGCGCGACCATCCGCTTCAACGGCAGATTGTGGCGGCTGAAAAGATTTTTTCCCTTTTCCGCAAGGCTGCCGGATTGCTCGGCCCGGAAAAGCCGGATAAGGAAGCCCTGGAGCAATTGCGTCAGGAGCTGGAATCCGCCATTGCCCTTGCCGGGCGGCCGCCTTTCCCGGCTTCGCCGGAACTGGAACGGGTTTACCGGGCCTTTCTCAAGGAAGCCGCGCTCTTTCCCCAGGGACTCGCGCGCGGTCTCTCCGAAGGCTTTTACAGCCCGTTGCGGCGCGATCTGAATAGTATCGTCGGTCGCAGCCGCGAGGCGTATAACGCCTTTGCGCGGGCGGCCAATCAGTCGTAG
- the truA gene encoding tRNA pseudouridine(38-40) synthase TruA, with amino-acid sequence MRLKLLLAYLGTGYSGWQIQEKPSPPPTIQGELEAALRVLAGAPVRVHGSGRTDAGVHAHGQVAHCDVPDAKAGLRWQRSLNALLPPEIRILAAEPAAADFHARKDALRKTYVYQFWQERAFVPPQLAPFVWNCGPLDVEAMRAALPHLLGEHDFAGLQNAGTDMESTTRTVFRAELDIPPPCEFYPPHAPGLRLTVTANGFLKQMVRNMAGLLAACGQGKIRPENVPDLLAARDRRAVPSATAPAGGLALASVEYV; translated from the coding sequence ATGCGCCTGAAACTGCTGCTGGCCTATCTGGGCACCGGCTACAGCGGCTGGCAGATCCAGGAAAAGCCGTCGCCGCCGCCCACTATTCAGGGCGAGCTGGAAGCCGCCCTGCGCGTGCTGGCCGGCGCGCCGGTGCGGGTGCACGGTTCAGGCCGCACCGACGCGGGCGTGCACGCCCACGGCCAGGTAGCCCATTGCGATGTCCCCGACGCCAAGGCCGGGTTGCGCTGGCAGCGCAGCCTCAATGCCCTGCTGCCGCCGGAAATCCGCATACTGGCGGCCGAGCCCGCGGCGGCGGATTTTCACGCCCGCAAGGATGCCCTGCGCAAAACTTACGTGTACCAGTTCTGGCAGGAACGCGCCTTTGTGCCGCCGCAACTGGCCCCCTTTGTCTGGAACTGCGGCCCGCTGGATGTGGAAGCCATGCGCGCGGCCCTGCCCCATCTGCTGGGCGAGCACGATTTCGCCGGGCTGCAAAACGCGGGCACGGACATGGAAAGCACCACGCGCACCGTTTTCCGGGCGGAACTGGACATCCCGCCGCCCTGCGAATTCTATCCTCCGCACGCGCCCGGGCTGCGCCTGACCGTCACGGCCAACGGCTTTCTCAAGCAGATGGTACGCAATATGGCCGGGTTGCTGGCGGCCTGCGGGCAGGGCAAAATCCGGCCTGAAAACGTGCCGGACCTGCTGGCGGCCCGCGACCGCCGGGCCGTGCCCTCGGCCACGGCCCCGGCCGGGGGGCTGGCGCTGGCCAGCGTGGAATATGTCTGA
- a CDS encoding helix-turn-helix domain-containing protein produces the protein MNQSEKRISRSILLGRRVRTYRERAGLTIAQLAALADVAPTTLAELERGKGNPRYETLCNLAAGLGIPITVLVQYEDMMLRDIYIESAKELLILFNELNDEERKKLNQLILIFQRINSWKEKD, from the coding sequence ATGAATCAGTCAGAAAAGCGCATAAGCCGGTCGATTTTGCTTGGCAGGCGAGTACGGACGTACAGAGAGCGCGCTGGGCTCACTATCGCCCAACTCGCTGCTCTGGCCGATGTGGCACCGACTACACTTGCCGAACTTGAACGAGGAAAAGGAAATCCTCGATATGAAACACTATGTAATTTAGCTGCTGGATTAGGTATACCTATTACAGTTCTTGTCCAATATGAGGATATGATGTTGCGGGATATATATATTGAGTCCGCAAAAGAACTGCTAATATTGTTTAATGAACTGAATGATGAAGAACGTAAAAAGCTCAATCAACTTATTCTTATATTTCAAAGAATCAATTCTTGGAAAGAAAAAGATTAA
- the fliJ gene encoding flagellar export protein FliJ has product MPFRFKMQKVLDYREQLEEEAKVRLATAQRRFQEARERLDALQAELRGAQDRLCNEALMEAGERWLLEQYVKGLRGDVAAASLQARMLAQMVEEARNLLAARAIDKKLLEKLKERQKHYHAREEQLKEQRFNDEIATLRYKAPSF; this is encoded by the coding sequence ATGCCGTTTCGCTTCAAAATGCAGAAGGTGCTCGACTACCGGGAGCAGTTGGAAGAAGAGGCCAAAGTGCGCCTGGCCACGGCGCAGCGCCGCTTCCAGGAGGCCCGGGAACGCCTGGACGCGCTCCAGGCGGAACTCCGGGGCGCCCAGGACCGCCTCTGCAACGAAGCTCTTATGGAAGCCGGTGAACGCTGGCTGCTGGAACAATACGTCAAGGGCCTGCGCGGCGACGTGGCCGCAGCCTCCCTCCAGGCGCGCATGCTGGCCCAGATGGTGGAGGAAGCCAGAAATCTGCTGGCGGCCCGCGCCATAGACAAAAAACTGCTGGAAAAACTCAAGGAACGGCAGAAACACTACCATGCCCGCGAAGAACAGTTGAAGGAGCAACGCTTCAATGACGAAATCGCGACCCTCCGCTATAAGGCTCCGTCTTTCTAG